One Cucumis melo cultivar AY chromosome 8, USDA_Cmelo_AY_1.0, whole genome shotgun sequence genomic window, AGATGAGGGTGAAGCCCCTTTTAATGTACTTTTATGGTTGCTGTTAGTCAAGGACCAAGTTGGATGGTTGTGTGTACTCGAATCTCTGTCTCATAGTTGTAAGCAGTCCAACTGGCCGAATGGTCATCATCGTATGCTTTTTTAGGTTCGGTGTTCTAACTTTCTTCTAGTAAACAATATTGTTACAAATATTGGTATGTGTCTTGTGAATCTTACTTTTCGCTTTTATCACTGGGGTTTATTAGACAATATGGTAAAGTAGTTTTTTCCCTTGCCATTTAAAGGTATTTTTACAATgctttatattatttttattaaagaaCTATGGGGTTATCATTAAGATAATGTGAAAATAGTTCCAAGTAATTTTTGATTTGTTTTCTTTATGATAGTCGTtcataattattgttattatttttcttgaaagaACCATCTATAATTCATTGCTATTCAAATATTATCGATCTGTTTAATAATACTACTAAATTTTGTATTGATGCATATTATTCTACGATTTAgaaagttttcattttttattatttttatttttttcgagTAAAATGAGTTCTTATAcatttttaaagatattaaataCGGAGACCTGGAAATTTAATTTCTGATTTTGAAGTACCcctatttaatatttaattcctatactttcaattttatatttattagatTTTCAACGtttagtatttttaaaaattaattgatcTATTAGTGACATGCAATTTTAAGGTTCTTAggaattattattttaaaggTTAGTATTTCAATTTTTCTTGCATAATGGTTGAATTCACATGCAAAGAAAAGAAATTGTTGCTTTAGATATAGTATAAACCTGTACATCACTATCCATGTAAAGTATCATCTATGGAACTTTCTAAATTGAAATTACTTCTtgatcttttcttttaattatgaCATTCATGAGAGAAGATAGAAAACTGATACATAATTTACTTTGCATTTCATCTTAGAACCACACCCTTTAATGTAATTCatttgaagttgaaattgatctctctttcttttaaataaCTTACATATACatttattaattaagtaatgtttagaaaaattgtaaatataataaagtcttcggtaataataaatatttgtaatttttttaacatttgTCTAATTTTAAGCCAACATATACTGGGCCGACAAAAATTTCCCATAAATGGGCCTATAGCCCAATCGTATGAAGAAATCTCTTCCGTTTTCAGTTCAGTGGGACAGTCCACATCGGAAGTTAATCGGAGAAACCATGTCGCTCGCCGCTTCCCTGAATATTCCCGTAGCTAAACTCTTCTTCCTCTCGAATTCGCCGCCTTTTCAACCCAATTCCAACAAGCTTTCTTTCAATTCTCTTCTCAGACCTCGAAACGGAGTCTCTTCCGTTTTCTCTTCTTCCCACTCTTCTTACTCTATCCAACCAGATGAGTTAGAAGATTTCGTCATCGGCGATTGTGTTATTTTCGAAGATGGCGTGTTTGACGACCCATATGTGTCGGATGATTCGAGTGTGGATAGTTCCATTCCGAGCACAGCGAAGTTTAAGCCCAAGAGCCCCGTTGTGGAGATTAAGCCCGAAAATCTGGTGCCAGATGAGTGGAAAGAAGTGCAAGCGGAGATTAACATCACGAAGAAAGAGAGGCGGAAGATTGCTCAGGAATTGGAGTTCGGTACTCGagttgagaagaagaagaaagcgcTTGTTCCTTTGAGGAGTGTGAATTTGGAGGAATATTTATCGTATAAGGAGGCGAAGATGGCACAATTGAAGCCACTTGTTCTTGATAATCCGTCTAGTTTTCCGGCGACTGAGGAAGTTAATAGGACGGAGGATGCTATGAGCAGGTCGAGCGAGCGTGTGGCGCCAAAAAATCCTAAGTGGGCGGTTTATGGTAGGGGGCTGGAGGATGTTTCCGAGTTCTTTAATAGTGGACAATACCAGCCTGCTGATAGAAAATCTGAAGGTATTTTCCATGTTCATGTTTTGATCATTTGAGTTGtcatcatttagattttttgtATGCTTGACTGACTCTACGAGTATTAGAAGGATAATCTTGTTAGTGTTTTATTATAATCCATTTGTATTCTGTACTTCAATATCCTCTGTGGATTGCTCTGTTATGCTTCCATGGACAGGACCTCGCAAGTTATTTTCAAAAGAGGAAAAGGCTATGCTGAATAAAAGGGTGCCTGATCTTGCTTCTGCTCATTCTGTAAGACTATTTATGACCGTTGTATTTTATATGCTGATTCTTTGATATACTTCAAATTTATCAGTATCCTGGATTTGGGTATTGAAATTATGTTTAGGATATGTGGTTGCCTCTACATACTCTTGTCGGGTCTGGAGAATTTTACCTTGTGGATGAACTACTAAAAAACAATGTTGATATCAATGCTGTGGATAAGGTAGGGAATACTTCCATATTTATATAACATCTAATCAATTTACAGCTGTTATTTCATTATTCCTCAGTCATTTTGGTTTGTATTTGTTTCAGGTTGGTTTCACGGCTCTTCACAGAGCTATACTTGCAAAAAAGCAAGCCATAACTAATTATCTTTTAAGAGAAAGTGCCAATCCTTTTGTTCGAGATAAGGTTCGCTGAACTTTTAAATACACCCCCTTGAAGTTGTTTCTCATTTACGTGGTTGGCTAGCTTCACATCAGAGAACGATGTTGATCTTTGAGAGGGAGAAATTTTCAGTTTATATTCAGAATTAAACCAATAATTGACGTTATGCATGAGTTGTTGATGCTATTTGAATTCCTATAGAGATGTAGTTGTACATTGAAATTTCAGAACTGAGTCTTCAAGCTACATATATTTTGATCCTTATAAACAAAGAATATATGGCCTCCATGGTTCGTTTTTGTCACAGCTCACTACTGCCGTGGTCCATTGTCATGATATGGcgtattatttttctttcaccACATTCAAACATTTGATGTCAATAACACCTGTCTGAAGTCAAATTAAACTCGCATTACGTTTACTACTTTCTGAGTTGCAAACCTCCAAGTACTGTTGATAAATGTTTGCTTGTAGGGTTTattcttttgttgtttttttttggTCTTTTCAAACCTTCTCTTATCTAGAAATTTCTACAAACTTTCTTAACAGGATGGCGCAACTTTGATGCATTACGCTGTCCAAACTGCTTCGAGTCAGGCGATTAAAACTCTTCTATTGTATAACGTTGATATAAATCTTCAGGATAAAGTAGGTTTATGCTTCTGTAGTTCTCTCTATAGATGATGGACCTCTTAgcattcaaaattttaattaacaCTATTCTTATTATACTGTTTCCAGGATGGGTGGACGCCACTGCATCTCGCTGTTCAGGCTCGTCGGACAGATATAGTCAGGCTTTTATTAATTAAAGGAGCTGATAAGACACTAAAAAATGCGGTAAATATCTTTACTCaagcttatatatatatttatctataatctatatctatagtatatataaaagcttgGATGAGGAGAAattttttatgacatttttgTCCTTCCACTATATCATTTTCTATTATTGCATTGGTAACAATTTTGTCTTTTCACTTTTCTATTTGTATGGTAATTGAAGAATAAGCGAGAGGATTTTATAAATACCTTATGTATTTATTAGATTAATTGTAACTCATGATCAACTTCTAGTTCAAGAAAACCCAGAGCCCATCCAActtctaaaatgaaaataattaataattcatTTTCCTCTTATAGATTTGTAACTGATGAATAGTTTTATAGCATAAGGAAACTGAAAAGTTTATCCTAACTATTAAATGCAAAGAATTAATAACTAAATCAGTTaactaatataattaataaaactcTAGAAATTCTTAAATGACATCGATTATTTGAGGTTTGGATGACTATAAGAATCCCTTTCTCTACATCCAAAGTGTGCGAACAATTTGGATAGCATTCAACTAATCTTAGAGTTTCAAGGTaagcattttcttttctttctctctttttattttatgtatttatttattttagttgttttaaacttttttaGATGTGTTTGTCTTCAAATTATATCTCTAGAAAATCGTTTACATTTCATCAACGTTTCAAGTTTATATTGATATATAAAAATTGCACTTTATAACATCTTCATTATTTGTCGAGTATCTAATCAATCTATCCACCCAAGACTAAGCTAATTAGATCGAGAGGTTTCTGGATTTAGTCTAATATGTAAATCTATAAGTAAAAGTGAAAGCACATTCGAACGTCCATACAAAAAACAATAGGAAATGACAATACATCCTTAATTGATAGCTATTTGGTAGTGATTTTTGAAATCCTATCAATTGTCATGCATTTAAGAATACCTATATGTACATGTATAAGAGAAAAACTTTGTGTCTGCGACTTCTCTTGATTTGTATTTTTTTCCATCATCAACTCTCTTTTCTAAAAGTTTATAGAATTTAGCATAGAAAACTAATGTACtataattatttcatttttctaacgGTGGCAAAGTAGAATTGTCTAACAATCATGGAGCATTCATTTTTCAAGAACtatttattgatttaattttaaacaacaGTTGGAAGGAAAATTAATCACTTGaaacgaagaaaaaaaggaaggttgttatctaaaaaataatctagaaaattgaaaacaaaacaCAAATTTCTCGTGTATGACACGTGTGAAGGACTAGTATATATAAAA contains:
- the LOC107990460 gene encoding ankyrin repeat domain-containing protein, chloroplastic isoform X3, which gives rise to MKKSLPFSVQWDSPHRKLIGETMSLAASLNIPVAKLFFLSNSPPFQPNSNKLSFNSLLRPRNGVSSVFSSSHSSYSIQPDELEDFVIGDCVIFEDGVFDDPYVSDDSSVDSSIPSTAKFKPKSPVVEIKPENLVPDEWKEVQAEINITKKERRKIAQELEFGTRVEKKKKALVPLRSVNLEEYLSYKEAKMAQLKPLVLDNPSSFPATEEVNRTEDAMSRSSERVAPKNPKWAVYGRGLEDVSEFFNSGQYQPADRKSEGPRKLFSKEEKAMLNKRVPDLASAHSDMWLPLHTLVGSGEFYLVDELLKNNVDINAVDKVGFTALHRAILAKKQAITNYLLRESANPFVRDKDGATLMHYAVQTASSQAIKTLLLYNVDINLQDKDGWTPLHLAVQARRTDIVRLLLIKGADKTLKNARYFREDNKSLD
- the LOC107990460 gene encoding ankyrin repeat domain-containing protein, chloroplastic isoform X1 is translated as MKKSLPFSVQWDSPHRKLIGETMSLAASLNIPVAKLFFLSNSPPFQPNSNKLSFNSLLRPRNGVSSVFSSSHSSYSIQPDELEDFVIGDCVIFEDGVFDDPYVSDDSSVDSSIPSTAKFKPKSPVVEIKPENLVPDEWKEVQAEINITKKERRKIAQELEFGTRVEKKKKALVPLRSVNLEEYLSYKEAKMAQLKPLVLDNPSSFPATEEVNRTEDAMSRSSERVAPKNPKWAVYGRGLEDVSEFFNSGQYQPADRKSEGPRKLFSKEEKAMLNKRVPDLASAHSDMWLPLHTLVGSGEFYLVDELLKNNVDINAVDKVGFTALHRAILAKKQAITNYLLRESANPFVRDKDGATLMHYAVQTASSQAIKTLLLYNVDINLQDKDGWTPLHLAVQARRTDIVRLLLIKGADKTLKNAGGLTPLDICLYSGRDTKTYELIKLLKQLPRPSKLPS
- the LOC107990460 gene encoding ankyrin repeat domain-containing protein, chloroplastic isoform X2, which translates into the protein MKKSLPFSVQWDSPHRKLIGETMSLAASLNIPVAKLFFLSNSPPFQPNSNKLSFNSLLRPRNGVSSVFSSSHSSYSIQPDELEDFVIGDCVIFEDGVFDDPYVSDDSSVDSSIPSTAKFKPKSPVVEIKPENLVPDEWKEVQAEINITKKERRKIAQELEFGTRVEKKKKALVPLRSVNLEEYLSYKEAKMAQLKPLVLDNPSSFPATEEVNRTEDAMSRSSERVAPKNPKWAVYGRGLEDVSEFFNSGQYQPADRKSEGPRKLFSKEEKAMLNKRVPDLASAHSDMWLPLHTLVGSGEFYLVDELLKNNVDINAVDKVGFTALHRAILAKKQAITNYLLRESANPFVRDKDGATLMHYAVQTASSQDGWTPLHLAVQARRTDIVRLLLIKGADKTLKNAGGLTPLDICLYSGRDTKTYELIKLLKQLPRPSKLPS
- the LOC107990460 gene encoding ankyrin repeat domain-containing protein, chloroplastic isoform X4, yielding MKKSLPFSVQWDSPHRKLIGETMSLAASLNIPVAKLFFLSNSPPFQPNSNKLSFNSLLRPRNGVSSVFSSSHSSYSIQPDELEDFVIGDCVIFEDGVFDDPYVSDDSSVDSSIPSTAKFKPKSPVVEIKPENLVPDEWKEVQAEINITKKERRKIAQELEFGTRVEKKKKALVPLRSVNLEEYLSYKEAKMAQLKPLVLDNPSSFPATEEVNRTEDAMSRSSERVAPKNPKWAVYGRGLEDVSEFFNSGQYQPADRKSEGPRKLFSKEEKAMLNKRVPDLASAHSDMWLPLHTLVGSGEFYLVDELLKNNVDINAVDKVGFTALHRAILAKKQAITNYLLRESANPFVRDKDGATLMHYAVQTASSQDGWTPLHLAVQARRTDIVRLLLIKGADKTLKNARYFREDNKSLD